The Streptomyces sp. HUAS CB01 genome has a segment encoding these proteins:
- the aspA gene encoding aspartate ammonia-lyase, whose product MPTHDQAHPDDPQHGSHGEAPGAFRREHDLLGERDVPADAYFGIHTLRAVENFPITGTAVSAYPDLVTALASVKQAAALANRELGLLDAVKADAIVAACEEIRAGKLHREFVVDVIQGGAGTSTNMNANEVVANRALELLGHRKGDYARLHPLEDVNAGQSTNDVYPTAVKIALDLAAQRLLEAMEVLRTAFDAKAVEFADVLKMGRTQLQDAVPMTLGQEFATYAVMLGEDHKRLTEARELIREINLGGTAIGTGLNAHPRYAALAARNLRAVTGLPLTVAEDLVEATQDAGAFVQLSGVLKRIAVKLSKTCNDLRLLSCGPRAGFAEINLPPVQAGSSIMPGKVNPVVPEVVNQIAFEVIGNDMAVTMAAEAGQLQLNAFEPVIAHSLLKSLTHLRAGCLTLAERCVTGITANRDHLAALVTRSIGLATALNPHIGYEQATAVAQEALSSGRSVHELVLARGLLTEEQLRCILLPDNLARPHGRQPVRDAGF is encoded by the coding sequence ATGCCCACGCACGACCAGGCCCACCCCGACGACCCGCAGCACGGTTCCCACGGCGAGGCGCCCGGCGCGTTCCGCCGCGAGCACGACCTGCTCGGCGAACGCGACGTCCCCGCCGACGCCTACTTCGGCATCCACACCCTGCGGGCCGTCGAGAACTTCCCCATCACCGGCACGGCCGTGTCGGCCTACCCGGACCTCGTGACCGCCCTCGCCTCGGTCAAGCAGGCCGCGGCGCTCGCCAATCGTGAACTCGGGCTCCTGGACGCCGTCAAGGCGGACGCGATCGTCGCCGCGTGCGAGGAGATACGGGCCGGGAAACTCCACCGCGAGTTCGTCGTCGACGTGATCCAGGGCGGCGCGGGCACCTCCACGAACATGAACGCCAACGAGGTCGTCGCCAACCGGGCCCTCGAACTCCTCGGCCACCGCAAGGGCGACTACGCCCGGCTGCACCCGCTGGAGGACGTCAACGCGGGCCAGAGCACCAACGACGTCTACCCCACCGCGGTGAAGATCGCCCTCGACCTCGCCGCCCAGCGGCTGCTGGAGGCCATGGAGGTGCTGCGCACGGCCTTCGACGCGAAGGCCGTGGAGTTCGCCGACGTCCTCAAGATGGGCCGTACGCAGCTCCAGGACGCGGTTCCCATGACCCTGGGCCAGGAGTTCGCCACGTACGCCGTCATGCTCGGCGAGGACCACAAGCGGCTCACCGAGGCCCGTGAGCTCATCCGGGAGATCAACCTCGGCGGTACGGCGATCGGCACCGGGCTCAACGCCCACCCCCGGTACGCGGCGCTGGCCGCCCGGAACCTGCGGGCCGTCACCGGGCTGCCCCTGACCGTGGCGGAGGACCTCGTCGAGGCCACCCAGGACGCCGGCGCGTTCGTCCAGCTGTCCGGCGTCCTCAAGCGGATCGCCGTCAAGCTCTCCAAGACCTGCAACGACCTGCGGCTGCTGTCCTGCGGTCCGCGCGCCGGCTTCGCCGAGATCAACCTCCCGCCGGTGCAGGCCGGTTCGAGCATCATGCCCGGCAAGGTGAACCCCGTGGTGCCCGAGGTCGTCAACCAGATCGCCTTCGAGGTCATCGGCAACGACATGGCCGTGACCATGGCCGCCGAGGCGGGACAGCTCCAGCTGAACGCCTTCGAGCCGGTGATCGCGCACAGTCTGCTCAAGAGCCTGACCCATCTGCGGGCCGGCTGCCTGACGCTGGCCGAGCGCTGTGTCACGGGCATCACCGCCAACCGGGACCACCTCGCGGCCCTCGTGACCCGCTCCATCGGCCTCGCGACCGCGCTCAACCCGCACATCGGCTACGAACAGGCCACCGCAGTCGCCCAGGAGGCGCTGAGCTCGGGCCGCAGTGTGCACGAACTCGTCCTCGCCAGGGGGCTGCTGACGGAGGAACAGCTGCGGTGCATCCTGCTCCCCGACAACCTGGCCCGCCCGCACGGCCGTCAGCCGGTCCGGGACGCCGGCTTCTGA
- a CDS encoding GOLPH3/VPS74 family protein: MTTSRDLMIIAMEAASSRPVEQGDLSLALAGAEVVDLLAADAVTLDGDRIVPGLGPATGDPLLDQAVASLDRDAPYERVGDWLWRRGQGLSAAYLAALEADGLFGRQRRRGLSFRAGRDVPADSPERRAAAERLASDEPVLAALASAVGLRGDGAPGGQDGAGREDEGEGEGGTGEAGAGPGDSPGVSDDVDTVLAAVLDALTQLEAIRQRRSVEQAAFDNIWRGD, from the coding sequence ATGACCACTTCACGGGACCTGATGATCATCGCCATGGAGGCGGCATCGAGCCGCCCCGTCGAACAGGGCGATCTGTCCCTCGCGCTCGCGGGCGCGGAGGTCGTCGACCTGCTCGCCGCCGATGCCGTCACCCTGGACGGCGACCGCATCGTGCCCGGCCTCGGCCCGGCCACGGGCGATCCGCTGCTGGACCAGGCCGTGGCGTCACTGGACCGCGACGCGCCGTACGAACGCGTCGGCGACTGGCTCTGGCGCAGGGGCCAGGGCCTGTCCGCGGCGTACCTGGCCGCGCTCGAGGCGGACGGGCTGTTCGGCCGGCAACGCCGCCGCGGGCTGTCCTTCCGGGCCGGTCGCGACGTACCGGCCGATTCACCGGAACGGCGAGCGGCGGCCGAACGTCTCGCCTCGGACGAACCCGTGCTGGCCGCCCTCGCGTCCGCCGTGGGGCTCCGCGGCGACGGCGCGCCCGGCGGTCAGGACGGGGCGGGACGGGAGGACGAGGGCGAGGGCGAGGGCGGGACCGGGGAGGCCGGGGCGGGCCCCGGCGACTCCCCGGGCGTCTCCGACGACGTGGACACCGTACTGGCGGCCGTCCTCGACGCCCTGACGCAGCTGGAGGCCATCCGGCAGCGACGCTCCGTCGAACAGGCCGCGTTCGACAACATCTGGCGCGGCGACTGA
- a CDS encoding alcohol dehydrogenase encodes MSTYRVAQVAAAGGPFEIVEREVPQPGPRHVRIAVEACGICHSDAFFVTAALPGVTFPEVPGHEIAGRIEALGEGIEDWGWQIGDRVAVGWFGGSCGHCTPCRQGDFIVCENLKVPGWAYDGGFAESVIAPVDALARIPDSLTAADAGPMACAGVTTYNGLRRSPALPGDLVAVLGIGGLGHLAVKYAVAMGFETVAIARGADKADFSKQLGAHHYVDSTAGTSVADALQSLGGAKVVLATASNSAAITATVDGLSPRGELVVIGAVPEALGINPVQLLLSGRVVRGHPSGTAQDVQDTMEFSALHGIRPTIETVPLSRAEEAYQKMLSGGARFRMVLTTG; translated from the coding sequence ATGAGTACGTACCGAGTCGCACAGGTAGCCGCCGCCGGTGGCCCGTTCGAAATCGTCGAGCGTGAGGTGCCGCAGCCGGGCCCTCGTCACGTACGGATCGCCGTCGAAGCCTGCGGCATCTGCCACAGCGACGCCTTCTTCGTGACGGCCGCACTGCCGGGTGTCACCTTCCCGGAGGTCCCCGGGCACGAGATCGCGGGGCGCATCGAGGCCCTGGGTGAGGGCATCGAGGACTGGGGCTGGCAGATCGGCGACCGGGTGGCCGTGGGGTGGTTCGGCGGCAGCTGCGGCCACTGCACCCCTTGCCGCCAGGGCGACTTCATCGTGTGCGAGAACCTCAAGGTGCCCGGCTGGGCCTACGACGGCGGGTTCGCCGAGTCCGTCATCGCGCCGGTCGACGCCCTGGCCCGGATCCCCGACTCGCTGACGGCCGCCGACGCGGGGCCCATGGCCTGCGCGGGAGTGACCACGTACAACGGGCTGCGGCGCAGCCCCGCACTGCCGGGCGACCTGGTCGCCGTGCTCGGCATCGGCGGTCTCGGCCACCTCGCGGTGAAGTACGCGGTCGCGATGGGGTTCGAGACGGTCGCCATCGCCCGCGGGGCGGACAAGGCCGACTTCTCCAAACAACTCGGCGCCCACCACTACGTCGACAGCACCGCCGGCACGTCCGTCGCGGACGCCCTGCAGTCCCTCGGCGGCGCCAAGGTCGTCCTCGCCACCGCCTCCAACTCCGCGGCCATCACGGCCACCGTGGACGGGCTGTCGCCCCGCGGCGAACTGGTGGTGATCGGGGCCGTTCCCGAAGCGCTCGGGATCAATCCGGTGCAGTTGCTGTTGAGCGGCCGGGTCGTCCGGGGCCACCCATCCGGTACCGCGCAGGACGTGCAGGACACCATGGAGTTCAGCGCCCTGCACGGGATCCGCCCGACGATCGAGACCGTGCCGCTGAGTCGGGCGGAGGAGGCGTACCAGAAGATGCTGTCGGGCGGCGCCCGCTTCCGGATGGTCCTGACCACCGGCTGA
- a CDS encoding STAS domain-containing protein, protein MTSLPPPPFALTVRAAGPRTLRFLVSGALDHQSAGELTSGAERVLARRPALTDLRLDFGRLTLCDSMGLSALLMVHRRAAEAGTRLHLDRRPFFLERLLVLTCTLDHLTAPPARQHRQAQAPQGSVTGETGEG, encoded by the coding sequence ATGACCTCCCTCCCCCCACCCCCGTTCGCCCTCACCGTCAGGGCGGCCGGTCCGCGGACCCTCCGGTTCCTGGTGTCGGGCGCGCTGGACCACCAGTCGGCGGGTGAGCTGACGAGCGGCGCGGAGCGCGTTCTCGCCCGGCGGCCCGCGCTCACCGACCTCCGTCTCGACTTCGGCCGGCTCACTCTCTGCGACTCCATGGGGCTGTCCGCCCTGCTGATGGTCCACCGTCGTGCCGCCGAGGCCGGCACCCGGCTCCATCTCGACCGCAGGCCCTTCTTCCTGGAACGACTGCTCGTGCTCACCTGCACCCTCGACCATCTGACGGCACCGCCGGCGCGGCAGCACCGGCAGGCACAGGCGCCGCAGGGGTCCGTGACCGGCGAGACCGGAGAGGGCTGA
- a CDS encoding ATP-binding protein — MLSGDVAGERHQPSRPSVPTSAAAARDRVERLLEDHFRGTPRHRPPAVALTDALLVTSELVTNAIRHGGGVTGFAARVTGEGLVLTVRDRNPAPPVVRLRPEGQPFPVGGYGWPLVQRLASRIHITPLRGGKTIRVLVPLAPRSPA; from the coding sequence ATGCTGTCAGGCGATGTGGCCGGGGAGCGGCACCAGCCTTCGCGGCCGTCGGTGCCGACGAGCGCGGCCGCCGCCCGGGACCGGGTCGAACGGCTGCTGGAGGACCACTTCCGGGGCACGCCCCGGCACCGGCCTCCTGCCGTGGCGCTGACGGACGCTCTGCTGGTCACCTCGGAGCTGGTGACGAACGCGATCCGGCACGGCGGCGGCGTCACCGGTTTCGCGGCACGGGTGACCGGCGAGGGGCTGGTGCTGACGGTGCGGGACCGCAACCCGGCCCCGCCCGTCGTGCGACTCCGCCCGGAGGGGCAGCCGTTCCCCGTGGGGGGCTACGGCTGGCCGCTCGTCCAACGGCTCGCCAGCCGGATCCACATCACCCCGCTGCGCGGGGGGAAGACGATCAGGGTCCTGGTCCCCCTCGCTCCGCGCTCCCCCGCCTGA